Proteins from one Piscinibacter lacus genomic window:
- a CDS encoding protein-disulfide reductase DsbD family protein, with protein MPAVLRRGLAAAALLASAVAAQAAGPLAQALGTAPAPAAAATAVVETPQVRAELVAHAPEGLGPGKPMWLGLKLQHEPHWHTYWKNPGDSGLPTRLEWTLPPGVQLGPIDWPVPHRLRVGPLVNYGFEGELLLPVALSLPADWRGDSLEVSLRADWLVCKEECIPDGGDFRIRLPAQGALAAHRAAFEASWAQRPQAVAGAQAEARHQPAPAGAASAPVDDGHGPRAAPLDPGALALRIEGLPAGLQGRPIELYSEVEALIDHAAEPALRWTGGVLEAAWPLSPQRSSSPASLPVVLRVLPGPAGGEALLLRVEAALSGLPPVEAVELPPALQAALAGGAATPPPAEPVALSLALLLGALLGGAILNLMPCVFPVLSLKALALAQHGEDRRALVGGGLAYTAGVILSFLLLAGALLALRAAGEQLGWGFQLQSPAFIAGMAVLFTLIGLNLAGVFEIGGLLPAGLGGLRARHPRVDDALSGVLAVAVASPCTAPFMGAALGAAVALPTAQALLVFAMLGLGMALPYLLLSALPGLAKRLPRPGLWMVRFKVLMAFPMFATVVWLGWVLGLQTGVEGLVGLLGVLLALAFAAWAWATPWAGGLGRTVWRGLGLLLLAASLGWAWPGWQAGAGQGAALTAAAQPAVSADWQPWSAEKVVAARAAGQPVFVDFTAAWCVTCQYNKRTVLADAEVLAAMDGKRVLKLRADWTMRDAAITAELGRLGRSGVPVYVFFPGRAEAQPQLLSELPSREEVLQAVAAL; from the coding sequence TTGCCCGCCGTCCTGCGTCGGGGCCTGGCTGCGGCCGCCTTGCTCGCCTCGGCCGTGGCCGCCCAGGCCGCCGGGCCGCTGGCCCAGGCCCTGGGCACGGCGCCCGCGCCCGCGGCCGCCGCGACGGCGGTGGTGGAGACCCCCCAGGTGCGCGCCGAGCTGGTCGCCCATGCGCCCGAGGGCCTGGGCCCCGGCAAGCCGATGTGGCTGGGCCTGAAGCTCCAGCATGAGCCGCACTGGCACACCTACTGGAAGAACCCCGGCGATTCCGGCCTGCCGACCCGGCTGGAATGGACGCTGCCGCCCGGCGTGCAGCTCGGCCCCATCGACTGGCCGGTGCCGCATCGCCTGCGGGTGGGCCCGCTGGTGAACTACGGCTTCGAGGGCGAGCTGCTGCTGCCCGTCGCGCTGAGCCTGCCGGCCGACTGGCGCGGCGACAGCCTCGAGGTGTCGCTGCGCGCGGACTGGCTGGTCTGCAAGGAAGAGTGCATTCCCGACGGCGGCGATTTCCGGATCCGCCTGCCCGCCCAGGGCGCGTTGGCCGCGCACCGCGCGGCTTTCGAGGCAAGCTGGGCGCAGCGGCCGCAGGCGGTGGCCGGCGCGCAGGCCGAGGCCCGCCATCAGCCGGCGCCGGCGGGTGCGGCCTCGGCGCCGGTCGACGACGGCCACGGCCCGCGGGCGGCGCCCCTGGACCCTGGCGCGCTGGCGCTGCGCATCGAGGGCCTGCCGGCCGGGCTGCAGGGGCGGCCGATCGAGCTCTACAGCGAAGTCGAGGCCCTGATCGACCATGCCGCCGAGCCGGCCCTGCGCTGGACCGGCGGGGTGCTGGAGGCCGCCTGGCCGCTCTCGCCGCAGCGCAGCAGCAGCCCGGCCAGCCTGCCGGTGGTGCTGCGCGTGCTGCCCGGCCCGGCCGGCGGCGAGGCGTTGCTGCTGCGCGTGGAGGCCGCGCTCAGCGGCCTGCCGCCGGTCGAGGCGGTCGAGCTGCCGCCCGCCCTGCAGGCCGCGCTGGCCGGCGGGGCCGCCACGCCGCCGCCGGCCGAGCCGGTCGCGCTGAGCCTGGCCCTGCTGCTGGGCGCACTGCTGGGCGGCGCCATCCTCAACCTGATGCCTTGCGTCTTCCCGGTGCTTTCGCTCAAGGCCCTGGCCCTGGCCCAGCATGGCGAGGACCGCCGTGCCCTGGTCGGCGGCGGCCTGGCCTACACGGCCGGCGTGATCCTCAGCTTCCTGCTGCTGGCCGGCGCGCTGCTGGCGCTGCGCGCGGCGGGCGAGCAGCTCGGCTGGGGCTTCCAGTTGCAGAGCCCGGCCTTCATCGCGGGCATGGCCGTCCTCTTCACCCTGATCGGCCTGAACCTGGCCGGCGTCTTCGAGATCGGCGGCTTGCTGCCGGCCGGCCTGGGCGGGCTGCGGGCCCGCCATCCGCGGGTCGACGATGCGCTCTCGGGCGTGCTGGCGGTGGCGGTGGCCTCGCCCTGCACGGCGCCCTTCATGGGCGCAGCCCTGGGCGCGGCGGTGGCGCTGCCCACGGCGCAGGCCCTGCTCGTCTTCGCCATGCTCGGCCTGGGCATGGCCCTGCCCTACCTGCTGCTGAGCGCGCTGCCCGGCCTAGCCAAGCGGCTGCCGCGTCCTGGCTTGTGGATGGTGCGCTTCAAGGTGCTGATGGCCTTCCCGATGTTCGCCACCGTGGTCTGGCTGGGCTGGGTGCTGGGCCTGCAGACGGGGGTGGAGGGCCTGGTCGGCCTGCTGGGCGTGCTGCTGGCCCTGGCCTTTGCGGCCTGGGCCTGGGCCACGCCCTGGGCGGGCGGCCTGGGTCGCACGGTCTGGCGCGGCCTGGGCCTGCTGCTGCTGGCGGCCAGCCTGGGCTGGGCCTGGCCGGGCTGGCAGGCCGGGGCCGGGCAGGGGGCGGCCCTGACGGCGGCGGCGCAACCTGCGGTGTCGGCCGACTGGCAGCCCTGGTCGGCCGAGAAGGTCGTCGCGGCCCGGGCGGCGGGCCAGCCGGTCTTCGTCGACTTCACCGCCGCCTGGTGCGTGACCTGCCAGTACAACAAGCGCACCGTGCTGGCCGATGCCGAGGTGCTGGCCGCGATGGACGGCAAGCGCGTGCTCAAGCTGCGTGCCGACTGGACGATGCGCGATGCCGCGATCACCGCCGAGCTGGGCCGCCTCGGCCGCAGCGGCGTGCCGGTCTATGTGTTTTTCCCGGGCCGCGCCGAGGCGCAGCCCCAGCTTCTGAGTGAACTGCCGAGCCGCGAGGAAGTCCTGCAAGCCGTGGCGGCGCTCTGA
- a CDS encoding redoxin domain-containing protein, with amino-acid sequence MRRRHLSAALAVLSASALAWSLPAQAAPAAVGQPAPAFSLKDTTGRLVQLADFAGKTVVLEWTNPGCPFVRKHYSSGNLPAQQKAAGSAGVVWLTVNSTSPRHGDYLAPAALGDWMKAQGAAPAATLLDPDGVVGRAYGAKTTPQMVVIQPQGRLAYVGAVDSIASAKPEDIARATQHVPAVLAQLAEGRPASPAVTVPYGCSVKYD; translated from the coding sequence ATGCGACGTCGTCATCTGTCCGCGGCCCTGGCCGTCCTTTCGGCTTCGGCCCTGGCCTGGAGCCTGCCCGCCCAGGCCGCGCCGGCCGCGGTCGGCCAGCCCGCCCCGGCCTTCAGCCTGAAGGACACCACCGGCCGGCTCGTGCAACTGGCCGATTTCGCCGGCAAGACCGTGGTGCTGGAATGGACCAACCCCGGCTGCCCCTTCGTCCGCAAGCACTACAGCAGCGGCAACCTGCCGGCCCAGCAGAAGGCGGCCGGGTCGGCGGGCGTGGTCTGGCTGACGGTGAACTCCACCTCGCCCCGCCATGGCGATTACCTGGCCCCGGCGGCCCTGGGCGACTGGATGAAGGCGCAGGGCGCGGCGCCCGCCGCCACCCTGCTCGACCCGGACGGCGTGGTCGGCCGCGCCTACGGCGCCAAGACCACGCCGCAGATGGTCGTCATCCAGCCCCAGGGCCGGCTGGCCTATGTCGGCGCGGTCGACAGCATTGCCAGCGCCAAGCCCGAGGACATCGCCCGGGCCACCCAGCATGTGCCGGCAGTGCTGGCCCAGCTTGCCGAAGGCCGGCCGGCCAGCCCGGCGGTGACCGTGCCCTACGGCTGCTCGGTCAAGTACGACTGA
- a CDS encoding GNAT family N-acetyltransferase, which produces MATPEVQLLSPRSPAELDAARLLFREYAQALGVDLAFQGFEAELAGLPGDYVEPGGLLLLAWCGGELAGCGAFRPRPDADAPNACEMKRLYVRPAFRRFGLGRRLAQALIDGAMQAGYSALLLDTLDDMEAARGLYASLGFVEVPPFYFNPLPGAHYLRVDLRPGAEGARAAY; this is translated from the coding sequence ATGGCGACACCCGAGGTCCAGTTGCTGAGCCCCCGCTCGCCGGCCGAGCTGGACGCGGCGCGCCTGCTGTTCCGCGAGTATGCGCAGGCCCTGGGTGTGGACCTGGCCTTCCAGGGTTTTGAGGCCGAGCTGGCCGGCCTGCCCGGCGACTATGTCGAGCCCGGCGGCCTGCTGCTGCTGGCCTGGTGCGGGGGCGAGCTGGCCGGCTGCGGCGCCTTCCGCCCGCGGCCCGATGCCGATGCGCCCAATGCCTGCGAGATGAAGCGGCTCTACGTCCGACCGGCCTTCCGCCGCTTCGGCCTGGGCCGGCGGCTGGCGCAGGCCCTGATCGACGGGGCGATGCAGGCCGGCTACTCGGCCCTGCTGCTCGACACCCTGGACGACATGGAAGCCGCCCGCGGCCTTTATGCCTCGCTGGGTTTTGTCGAGGTGCCGCCCTTCTACTTCAACCCCCTGCCCGGCGCGCACTACCTGCGCGTCGACCTGCGGCCGGGGGCCGAGGGCGCGCGCGCCGCCTATTGA
- a CDS encoding MBL fold metallo-hydrolase — protein sequence MLLLLFVGCAHGPLPGGSEGVQRPPHHGPEGFRNRGEAIEDKGLLTLLKWRWQAWRTQLPPPPQAPVPQQPPDLVFLQHNARAGAAMQSAVTWIGHASMLVQVAGLNLLLDPMFSERASPLSWIGPKRAQAPALTPATLPRIDAVLISHNHYDHLDLPSLQALARQPGGPPRWIVPLGVSRLLVDAALPGAEHSIELDWWQETDLPGAAGPVAVALTPAQHWSRRGLSDRNRTLWGGFALFAPELHLLYTGDTGYSDDFRAIRARYAERQTPARGGGFDLALIPIGAYEPRWFMRAQHVNPEEAVQIHLDLGARQSVGVHWGSFEMSFEPLDQPPRDLALARRARGLADEAFRTLAIGETLRLPRRPPAQ from the coding sequence ATGCTCTTGCTGCTTTTCGTCGGCTGCGCCCACGGCCCGCTGCCGGGCGGCTCCGAGGGCGTGCAGCGACCGCCCCACCATGGGCCGGAGGGCTTCCGCAACCGGGGCGAGGCCATCGAAGACAAGGGCCTCCTGACCCTGCTCAAGTGGCGCTGGCAGGCCTGGCGCACGCAATTGCCGCCGCCGCCGCAGGCCCCGGTGCCGCAGCAGCCCCCTGACTTGGTGTTTCTTCAGCACAACGCCCGGGCCGGCGCGGCCATGCAATCCGCGGTCACCTGGATCGGCCACGCCAGCATGCTGGTGCAGGTGGCCGGACTGAACCTGTTGCTCGACCCCATGTTCAGCGAGCGGGCCTCGCCGCTGAGCTGGATCGGCCCGAAGCGCGCGCAAGCCCCGGCGCTGACGCCGGCCACGCTGCCGCGCATCGATGCCGTGCTGATCTCGCACAACCACTACGACCACCTCGACCTGCCCAGCCTGCAGGCCCTGGCACGCCAGCCGGGCGGGCCGCCGCGCTGGATCGTGCCGCTCGGCGTCAGCCGGCTGCTCGTCGACGCGGCCCTGCCGGGCGCCGAGCACAGCATCGAGCTGGACTGGTGGCAGGAGACCGACCTGCCCGGCGCCGCCGGCCCGGTGGCGGTGGCGCTGACGCCGGCGCAGCACTGGTCGCGGCGCGGCCTGAGCGACCGCAACCGCACGCTGTGGGGCGGCTTCGCGCTCTTCGCGCCCGAGCTGCACCTGCTCTACACCGGCGACACCGGCTATTCGGACGACTTCCGCGCCATTCGCGCCCGCTATGCCGAGCGCCAGACGCCGGCCCGCGGCGGCGGCTTCGACCTGGCACTGATCCCCATCGGCGCCTACGAGCCGCGCTGGTTCATGCGCGCGCAGCATGTCAACCCGGAGGAAGCGGTACAGATCCACCTCGACCTGGGCGCGCGCCAGTCGGTGGGCGTGCACTGGGGCAGCTTCGAGATGAGCTTCGAGCCGCTCGACCAGCCGCCGCGCGACCTGGCCCTTGCACGCCGCGCCCGCGGGCTGGCCGACGAGGCCTTCCGCACCCTGGCGATCGGCGAGACGCTCAGGCTGCCGCGCCGCCCCCCAGCTCAATAG
- a CDS encoding ATP synthase subunit I, with amino-acid sequence MSDASVDLSDRAAPVKPGSETTSTEGARTMLERHRATWSADETADNGLVDEPPGTPWTRAQAEAWRAAQPSTGSPLRLVAMQALAGGLCAAVWAGWTGRFSAFEAACIGMAIVVLPALLMALGLRRLEGSPAPWRLMGFFVLEGVKVAAMLIGLALVAWLHPGVEWVALVATLVVSLKAGWVALLRRGR; translated from the coding sequence ATGAGCGACGCCAGCGTGGACCTTTCAGACCGCGCGGCGCCTGTGAAGCCGGGGTCGGAGACGACATCGACCGAAGGAGCACGAACGATGCTTGAGCGTCATCGTGCCACGTGGTCGGCCGACGAGACGGCAGACAACGGGCTTGTTGACGAGCCCCCGGGGACTCCCTGGACCCGCGCCCAGGCCGAGGCCTGGCGCGCAGCGCAGCCCTCGACCGGGTCGCCGCTTCGCCTTGTGGCGATGCAGGCCCTGGCCGGCGGCCTGTGTGCTGCGGTCTGGGCTGGGTGGACCGGGCGGTTCTCGGCGTTTGAGGCGGCGTGCATCGGCATGGCCATCGTGGTGCTTCCGGCGCTGCTGATGGCCCTCGGTCTGCGGCGGCTCGAAGGCTCCCCGGCGCCATGGCGGTTGATGGGCTTCTTCGTGCTCGAAGGGGTCAAGGTCGCAGCCATGCTGATCGGTCTGGCGCTGGTCGCCTGGCTGCATCCGGGGGTCGAGTGGGTGGCGCTGGTCGCCACCCTGGTGGTGAGCCTGAAGGCTGGTTGGGTGGCCCTGCTGCGGCGGGGTCGATGA
- the atpB gene encoding F0F1 ATP synthase subunit A, producing MASEGNGPTAGEYIVHHLQHLQKNFDFESVKQTSIVDFSVFNLDSVFFSVLLGLIGCTVLWRAARRATSGVPGRFQAFVEILYEMVENQAKGVIHNATSRKLVSPLALTVFVWIFLMNFMDMLPVDLLPAIWHEAGPALGFKDYLRVVPTADLSTTLGLSVSVLVVCLVYNIKIKGLGGWAHELVAAPFGDKVVLYPVNFLMQMIEFLAKTVSHGMRLFGNMFAGELVFMLIALMGGAFTLSLTGFGLAFGHLVAGTVWTLFHILVITLQAFIFMMLTLIYVGQAHDAH from the coding sequence ATGGCAAGCGAAGGAAACGGCCCGACCGCCGGCGAGTACATCGTTCACCACCTCCAGCACCTGCAGAAGAACTTCGACTTCGAGAGCGTCAAGCAGACCTCGATCGTCGACTTCAGCGTGTTCAACCTGGATTCGGTCTTCTTTTCGGTGCTGCTCGGCCTGATCGGCTGCACCGTGCTGTGGCGCGCGGCCCGCCGCGCGACCTCGGGCGTGCCCGGTCGCTTCCAGGCCTTCGTCGAGATCCTCTACGAGATGGTCGAGAACCAGGCCAAGGGCGTCATCCACAACGCCACCAGCCGCAAGCTGGTCTCGCCGCTGGCCCTGACCGTGTTCGTCTGGATCTTCCTGATGAACTTCATGGACATGCTGCCCGTCGACCTGCTGCCGGCCATCTGGCACGAAGCCGGTCCGGCCCTGGGCTTCAAGGACTACCTGCGGGTCGTGCCGACCGCCGACCTCTCGACCACCCTAGGTCTGTCGGTCAGCGTGCTCGTGGTCTGCCTGGTCTACAACATCAAGATCAAGGGCCTCGGCGGCTGGGCCCATGAGCTGGTCGCGGCGCCCTTCGGCGACAAGGTCGTGCTCTACCCGGTGAACTTCCTCATGCAGATGATCGAGTTCCTGGCCAAGACCGTTTCGCACGGCATGCGGCTGTTCGGCAACATGTTCGCCGGCGAACTCGTGTTCATGCTGATCGCGCTGATGGGTGGTGCGTTCACGCTCTCGCTTACCGGTTTCGGGCTGGCCTTCGGCCATCTCGTCGCGGGTACTGTGTGGACCTTGTTCCACATTCTTGTGATCACGCTGCAGGCATTCATCTTCATGATGCTGACGCTGATCTATGTCGGTCAGGCGCACGACGCTCACTGA
- the atpE gene encoding F0F1 ATP synthase subunit C, translated as MENILGLVALACGLIVGLGAIGASIGIALMGGKFLEASARQPELINELQTKMFILAGLIDAAFLIGVAIALLFAFANPFQLAA; from the coding sequence ATGGAAAACATCCTCGGCCTCGTCGCGCTGGCTTGCGGTCTGATCGTCGGTCTGGGCGCCATCGGCGCGTCGATCGGCATTGCCCTGATGGGTGGCAAGTTCCTCGAAGCCTCGGCCCGCCAGCCGGAGCTGATCAACGAGCTCCAGACCAAGATGTTCATCCTGGCCGGCCTGATCGACGCGGCCTTCCTGATCGGCGTCGCCATCGCCCTGCTCTTCGCCTTCGCGAACCCCTTCCAACTGGCCGCCTGA
- a CDS encoding F0F1 ATP synthase subunit B — MNINATLILQAIVFAILVWFTMRYIWPPLAKALDERAQKIADGLAAADRAKSELATANKRVEEQLVATREETTKRIADADKRALAIVEDAKRRAVEEAAKIVADAKAEADQQVVRAREALREQVAVLAVKGAEQILRREVNAGVHAELLARLKTEL, encoded by the coding sequence GTGAATATCAATGCCACCCTGATCCTGCAAGCGATCGTCTTCGCGATCCTTGTCTGGTTCACGATGCGCTACATCTGGCCGCCGCTTGCGAAGGCCCTGGATGAGCGCGCGCAGAAGATCGCCGACGGCCTCGCCGCTGCCGACCGCGCCAAGTCCGAGCTCGCCACCGCCAACAAGCGCGTGGAAGAGCAACTGGTCGCGACCCGCGAGGAAACGACCAAGCGCATCGCCGACGCCGACAAGCGCGCCCTGGCGATCGTCGAGGACGCCAAGCGTCGCGCGGTCGAGGAAGCCGCCAAGATCGTCGCCGACGCCAAGGCCGAAGCCGATCAGCAAGTCGTCCGTGCCCGCGAGGCCCTGCGCGAGCAGGTCGCCGTGCTGGCCGTCAAGGGCGCCGAGCAGATCCTGCGCCGCGAAGTCAATGCCGGCGTCCATGCCGAGCTGTTGGCCCGCCTGAAGACGGAGCTCTGA
- a CDS encoding F0F1 ATP synthase subunit delta — translation MAELATLARPYADALFQVARQGDVAAWGRQIDALAAVAVDAGLRAFADNPKVTVSQVEEVLLAASGQGVEDGVRNFLRVLLDNGRLAALPEVAAQFRALVNASSGAADAVVHSAFALDDAQLSDLAETLEKRFGRKLNASVVLDSELIGGVRVVVGDQVLDTSVRARLERMKVELTA, via the coding sequence ATGGCCGAGCTTGCCACCCTCGCCCGGCCCTATGCCGACGCGCTGTTCCAGGTCGCCCGCCAGGGCGACGTGGCGGCCTGGGGCCGACAGATCGATGCGCTGGCCGCGGTTGCGGTCGACGCCGGTCTGCGGGCCTTCGCCGACAACCCCAAGGTGACCGTGTCGCAGGTCGAAGAGGTGTTGCTGGCTGCCAGCGGACAGGGCGTCGAGGACGGCGTGCGCAACTTCCTGCGCGTGCTGCTCGACAACGGCCGCCTGGCCGCCCTGCCCGAGGTCGCGGCGCAGTTCCGAGCCCTGGTCAATGCGTCCAGTGGCGCGGCTGATGCCGTGGTCCACAGCGCGTTCGCCCTCGACGATGCGCAACTGTCGGATCTGGCCGAGACGCTCGAAAAGCGTTTCGGCCGCAAGCTCAACGCGTCCGTGGTCCTGGACTCGGAGCTGATCGGCGGCGTTCGCGTCGTCGTCGGCGACCAGGTACTCGACACCTCGGTGCGCGCCCGCCTCGAACGCATGAAGGTCGAGCTCACCGCCTGA
- the atpA gene encoding F0F1 ATP synthase subunit alpha: protein MQLNPAEISELIKSRIEGLGASADVRNQGTVLSVTDGIVRVHGLSDAMAGEMLEFPATKDGQPTYGLALNLERDSVGAVILGEYEHISEGDTVKCTGRILEVPVGPELIGRVVNALGQPIDGKGPINAKMTDVIEKVAPGVIARKSVDQPVQTGLKSIDSMVPVGRGQRELIIGDRQTGKTAVAIDTIINQKGQNMTCVYVAIGQKASSIKNVVRSLEQAGAMEYTIVVAASASESAAMQYVSAYSGCTMGEYFRDRGQDALIIYDDLSKQAVAYRQVSLLLRRPPGREAYPGDVFYLHSRLLERAARVNADYVEAFTQGEVKGKTGSLTALPIIETQAGDVSAFVPTNVISITDGQIFLETSLFNAGIRPAINAGISVSRVGGAAQTKLIKGLSGGIRTDLAQYRELAAFAQFASDLDASTKKQLDRGARVTELLKQAQYQPLSISMMAATLYAANKGYLDDIAVKQVLAFESGLHQHLKTSHAALVAKLEADKALDKDAEAELKGAIEAFKKSFA from the coding sequence ATGCAACTCAATCCCGCTGAAATTTCCGAACTGATCAAGAGCCGCATCGAGGGCCTCGGCGCCTCCGCGGACGTGCGCAACCAGGGCACCGTGCTGTCGGTCACCGACGGCATCGTTCGTGTCCACGGTCTGTCCGACGCGATGGCCGGCGAAATGCTGGAGTTCCCCGCGACCAAGGACGGCCAGCCGACCTACGGTCTCGCGCTGAACCTCGAGCGCGACTCCGTCGGCGCCGTGATCCTGGGCGAGTACGAGCACATCTCGGAAGGCGACACGGTCAAGTGCACCGGCCGCATCCTGGAAGTGCCCGTCGGCCCCGAGCTGATCGGTCGCGTCGTGAACGCGCTCGGCCAGCCGATCGACGGCAAGGGCCCGATCAACGCCAAGATGACCGACGTCATCGAGAAGGTCGCCCCGGGCGTGATCGCGCGGAAGTCGGTGGACCAGCCGGTTCAGACCGGCCTGAAGTCGATCGACTCGATGGTGCCCGTGGGCCGTGGCCAGCGCGAGCTGATCATCGGCGACCGCCAGACCGGCAAGACCGCGGTGGCGATCGACACGATCATCAACCAGAAGGGTCAGAACATGACCTGCGTCTACGTCGCGATCGGGCAGAAGGCCAGCTCGATCAAGAACGTGGTGCGCTCGCTGGAGCAAGCCGGCGCGATGGAATACACCATCGTGGTGGCCGCCAGCGCCTCGGAATCGGCGGCGATGCAGTACGTATCGGCCTACTCGGGCTGCACGATGGGCGAGTACTTCCGCGACCGCGGCCAGGACGCGCTGATCATCTATGACGACCTGTCCAAGCAGGCCGTGGCCTACCGCCAGGTTTCGCTGCTGCTGCGCCGCCCGCCGGGCCGCGAAGCCTATCCCGGCGACGTGTTCTATCTCCACAGCCGCCTGCTGGAGCGTGCCGCGCGCGTGAACGCCGACTACGTCGAAGCCTTCACCCAGGGCGAGGTCAAGGGCAAGACGGGTTCGCTGACCGCGCTGCCGATCATCGAGACGCAGGCCGGCGACGTGTCCGCCTTCGTGCCGACCAACGTGATCTCGATCACCGACGGCCAGATCTTCCTGGAGACCAGCCTGTTCAACGCCGGCATCCGTCCCGCGATCAACGCCGGTATCTCGGTGTCGCGGGTGGGCGGTGCGGCGCAGACCAAGCTGATCAAGGGCCTGTCGGGCGGCATCCGGACCGACCTGGCGCAGTACCGTGAACTGGCCGCCTTCGCGCAGTTCGCCTCGGACCTGGATGCCTCGACCAAGAAGCAGCTCGACCGCGGTGCCCGCGTGACCGAGCTGCTCAAGCAGGCCCAGTACCAGCCGCTGTCCATCAGCATGATGGCCGCGACGCTGTACGCCGCCAACAAGGGCTACCTCGACGACATCGCCGTCAAGCAGGTGCTGGCTTTCGAATCGGGTCTGCATCAGCACCTGAAGACCAGCCATGCCGCCCTGGTGGCCAAGCTCGAAGCCGACAAGGCGCTCGACAAGGATGCCGAGGCCGAGCTCAAGGGCGCGATCGAAGCCTTCAAGAAGAGCTTCGCCTGA
- the atpG gene encoding F0F1 ATP synthase subunit gamma, whose amino-acid sequence MAAGKEIRGKIKSVENTKKITKAMEMVAASKMRKAQDRMRAARPYADKIRNITANLAKANPEYTHPFIVSNDEAAAKAGFVVVTTDKGLCGGLNTNLLRAVTAKLRELDSQGVASESVAIGNKGLGFLNRIGAKVVAQATGLGDTPHLDRLIGPVKVLLDAYAEGKLKAVYLCYTRFINTMKQESVVEQLLPLAADKLQADSGSHSWDYIYEPDAKSVIDDLLLRYIEALVYQAVAENMASEQSARMVAMKAATDNAGTVINDLKLVYNKTRQAGITKELSEIVSGAAAISG is encoded by the coding sequence ATGGCGGCCGGCAAGGAAATTCGCGGCAAGATCAAGAGCGTCGAGAACACCAAGAAGATCACCAAGGCCATGGAGATGGTCGCGGCTTCGAAGATGCGCAAGGCCCAGGACCGCATGCGTGCGGCCCGGCCTTACGCGGACAAGATCCGCAACATCACGGCCAATCTCGCCAAGGCCAATCCGGAGTACACCCACCCCTTCATCGTGAGCAACGACGAAGCCGCCGCCAAGGCCGGCTTCGTGGTGGTGACGACGGACAAGGGTCTCTGCGGCGGTCTCAACACCAACCTGCTGCGCGCGGTCACGGCCAAGCTGCGCGAGCTGGACAGCCAGGGCGTGGCCTCGGAATCGGTGGCCATCGGCAACAAGGGCCTGGGCTTTCTGAACCGCATCGGCGCCAAGGTCGTGGCCCAGGCCACCGGCCTGGGTGACACCCCGCACCTCGATCGCCTCATCGGTCCGGTCAAGGTGCTGCTGGATGCCTATGCCGAAGGCAAGCTCAAGGCGGTCTACCTCTGCTACACCCGCTTCATCAACACGATGAAGCAGGAGTCGGTAGTGGAGCAGCTCCTGCCCCTGGCGGCCGACAAGCTGCAGGCCGACAGCGGCAGCCACAGCTGGGACTACATCTACGAGCCCGACGCGAAGTCGGTCATCGACGACCTGCTGCTGCGCTACATCGAGGCGCTGGTCTACCAGGCGGTTGCCGAGAACATGGCGTCCGAGCAATCGGCGCGCATGGTGGCCATGAAGGCCGCGACCGACAACGCCGGCACGGTGATCAACGACCTGAAGCTGGTCTACAACAAGACCCGCCAGGCCGGCATCACCAAGGAACTCTCCGAGATCGTCAGCGGCGCAGCCGCCATCAGCGGCTGA